The Streptomyces bacillaris sequence GGCCGACGTCGTCGCCGCCGAGGACACCCGGCGGCTGCGCCGGCTCACCCAGGCGCTCGGCGTCCACACCTCGGGGCGTGTCGTCTCCTACTTCGAGGGCAACGAGTCCGCCCGCACCCCCGAGTTGGTCGAAGCCCTCGTCGGCGGCGCCCGGGTGCTCCTCGTCACGGACGCCGGGATGCCCTCCGTCTCCGACCCCGGCTACCGGCTCGTCGCCGCCGCCGTGGAGCGCGACATCCGGGTCACCGCCGTGCCGGGGCCGTCGGCCGTCCTCACCGCGCTCGCCCTCTCCGCGCTGCCCGTCGACCGGTTCTGCTTCGAGGGGTTCCTCCCGCGCAAGGCCGGTGAGCGGCTCTCCCGGCTCCGCGAGAACGCCGACGAGCGGCGCACCATGGTCTTCTTCGAGGCCCCCCACCGGCTGGACGACACCCTCGCCGCCATGGCCGAGGTCTTCGGCGCCGAGCGCCGCGCGGCCGTCTGCCGCGAGCTGACCAAGACGTACGAGGAGGTCAAGCGCGGTCCGCTCGGCGAGCTGGCCGAGTGGGCCGCCGACGGCGTACGGGGTGAGATCACCGTCGTCGTCGAGGGCGCCGCCGACTCCGGGCCGGAGGAGCTGGACGCGGAGGAGCTGGTGCGGCGCGTGCGGGTGCGCGAGGAGGCGGGGGAGCGGCGCAAGGAGGCCATCGCCGCCGTCGCCGCCGCGGCCGGACTGCCCAAGCGGGAGGTGTTCGACGCGGTGGTCGCCGCCAAGAACGCGGAGAAGGGTGAGAAGGGGGCCGGGGGCGCTTCCCAGCGGGCGCCCAAGCCGTAGGCGTACCCCGACTCTCTACTTACGGCGTCTCCGTCAGCAGCTCGTACGCCGTCGCCACGAACGTGTCCTTCCGGTGCACCCGCCGCGTCGCCGTCGCCGCCACCGCAAGACCCGTCCCCGGGCGGAAGCCCAGGAACGCCTGCTGGCCCAGGGTCGCCCCCGCGTGGAAGAGGACCGGACCGTACGGGGACGGGTGCTGGAACCACGTCAGCGTGTGGGTGTGCGCGTGGCGCCAGCCGCGCCGCAGCAGCGGGCGGACCACCTCGGTGAGCGCGGCGGCCAGCGAGGGGTCCCGGGGCTCGCCGCCCCCCAGGTGCGCCTCCAGGAACGTCAGCAGGTCCAGCGGGGTCGCGCGCAGCGCCCCCGCCGCCGTGAAGCCCCCCGTGTCCAGCGCGGGCAGCGGGGTGCCGTCGCGGCGGTGGCCGGTCGCGTCGGTGCCGTCCGGGCCCGGGCGCAGCAGCGTGGCCTCCAGGCCCAGCGGGGCCAGCACCTGCTGGTGCAGCAGCACCTCCCACGGGGTTCCGGTGGCGGCCGCGAGGGTGTGGCCGAGGACGGAGACCGCGAAGTTCGAGTAGCGCCAGCGGGTGCCGGGGCGGTGGCGCGGGCGGGCGCGGAGGAAGGCCCGCACCACCCGGTCCGCCGGGTAGGTGCCGTACGGGTCCGTCGACCAGCGCGGCACCGCCTGCGGGTAGAAGTCGGCGGGC is a genomic window containing:
- the rsmI gene encoding 16S rRNA (cytidine(1402)-2'-O)-methyltransferase produces the protein MADVTGTTGTLVLAGTPIGDVADAPPRLAAELEKADVVAAEDTRRLRRLTQALGVHTSGRVVSYFEGNESARTPELVEALVGGARVLLVTDAGMPSVSDPGYRLVAAAVERDIRVTAVPGPSAVLTALALSALPVDRFCFEGFLPRKAGERLSRLRENADERRTMVFFEAPHRLDDTLAAMAEVFGAERRAAVCRELTKTYEEVKRGPLGELAEWAADGVRGEITVVVEGAADSGPEELDAEELVRRVRVREEAGERRKEAIAAVAAAAGLPKREVFDAVVAAKNAEKGEKGAGGASQRAPKP
- a CDS encoding serine hydrolase domain-containing protein codes for the protein MTDVTVPRVDAPGSPSTTARLLAGAAARIDAPDVVLALSRDGVRTVHTGGSAEPGPVPRERLHHELGSASKPYAGLLLARLVAQGRVRYEDRAADLLAPGLPVHPAVRRITLRQLLTHTSGLPGLPADFYPQAVPRWSTDPYGTYPADRVVRAFLRARPRHRPGTRWRYSNFAVSVLGHTLAAATGTPWEVLLHQQVLAPLGLEATLLRPGPDGTDATGHRRDGTPLPALDTGGFTAAGALRATPLDLLTFLEAHLGGGEPRDPSLAAALTEVVRPLLRRGWRHAHTHTLTWFQHPSPYGPVLFHAGATLGQQAFLGFRPGTGLAVAATATRRVHRKDTFVATAYELLTETP